Within the Candidatus Neomarinimicrobiota bacterium genome, the region ACGCCAACGGAACTGGTGGGCGCCGGGACCGAGCCAACCGGCGTAGATTTCCTCAAGCCAGCGACCGTTAAGGTCGTAGACGGCCAGTTCCACCGCCTGGCCGTAGGGGTTGTCCACCCGGATGGTGACGGTGGCGTTGAAGGGATTGGGATAGACGCTGGCCAGCGAGAACGTGGCCGGTACGGCCTCCGGGCTGTCGTTTACGCCGGTGGGGACATTGCCCAGGAGCGACTCAATCACTCGGATCATGGTGCCGGGATCGTATTCGGTGTCGGCAAAGTGAATCATTTGGTCCTTAATAATATAATCCCGGGGATAGGGTGACTGGCCGCCGGGGATATTGTAGGCGAAGTAGGTGTTATTGCCGTCCTGCAGCACGGGGAAGGTAATGCCCTGGTCGCGGATAAAGTTTTGCAGGATCGTCGTCGATTGATTGGAGACGCCCAAGACCCAGAGTCCTTGGTCGTGATACTCCTGCCAAATACTGATCTCGAGGTCCGAAAACTCCGGAGCGCAGACCGGTCACCAGCTGGCGAAGAAGGCCAGCACCACCACCCGGCTGCGGAACAGGCTAAGGGTGATATCGCCGAAGCCGTTCACCGAGGGGAGGGTGAAATCGGGGGCCATCTGACCTACCTCGAGCCCCCAAGTGGAGTTGCCGTCCAGCTTGATACTGAGCTCAGGCTCGCCCGGGTCATCGGTAAACAGGGTTAAGAGCCCCTGACCGTTCTCGCTCGTGGCGCAGTAGGTGACGCTGCCCGCGCGGGCTTCGCCGGGCGGGATGGTGCCCACCGAAAGGGAGACGTCAAAATCGGCATGATTGACCTCCACACCGACCAGGTTGAGGGTCTGACCACCGTTGTTCCAGATGGTCAGGGGTCGTTCCAGGCAGTTACCCGTGTCGACATGCGGAAAGTCCAGGTCGCGGGTAGAGACATCCAGGTCCGGACCGCTGACCGCGCCAAATCGGAAGGTGCGAAAAAAGCGCCACTCGGCCGAGTAGATGATATGGCCCACCATGTTGATGGCCATCACCCGTCCACCGGTGTCCTTGTAGCCCACCAGCTCCAGAGACGGGGAGGCATTCCAGGCCAGCACCTCCACGTCATCCCAGTCGGACACGGCCACCAGGCTGTCGCTGACGGCTACGCGGGAGGCGTAGCCGCTGGTGTTGTAGTTGGCAACCAGGACCGGGTTGGCCGGGTCGGAGACGTCGATCATGTCCACGCCGCTGGCCCCCACCGCGACGAAGACGAAGTTCCCCGCCGGGGCCACGTCCTTGGCGGTCCCGGAAGTGGCCACGATCCCCACCACCTGGGCCGCAGAGGGACTGGATATGTCGATGATTTTCAGCCCGCCAGCACCATCGGCAACAAAGAGCAACTGGCCATCGGCGGAGGCGGCCAGTGCCCAGGCATAGGTGGTGGGCACCAGCCCGGCAAACTGGAGCGCCTGCGGGTTGGCGATGTCGATGATTTCCACGCCCTCAGTGTGTACCGCGGCGTAGAGAAACGAACCGCTGGAGACGGCATGCTCATACGATCTG harbors:
- a CDS encoding T9SS type A sorting domain-containing protein, coding for MGVSNQSTTILQNFIRDQGITFPVLQDGNNTYFAYNIPGGQSPYPRDYIIKDQMIHFADTEYDPGTMIRVIESLLGNVPTGVNDSPEAVPATFSLASVYPNPFNATVTIRVDNPYGQAVELAVYDLNGRWLEEIYAGWLGPGAHQFRWRAEGRDAVTLNSGVYLLRLRGETASVTRKLVLLK